A stretch of DNA from Thiohalorhabdus sp. Cl-TMA:
GGTGCACGGCGAGCCCGAGCGCCCCGACATGGTGGAGTACTTCGGCCAGCAGCTCGACGGCTTCGCCTTCACCACCAACGGCTGGGTGCAGAGCTACGGCTCCCGCTGCGTGCGCCCGCCGGTGATCTACGGCGACGTGAACCGCCCCGAGCCCATGACCGTGGACTGGTCGCTGTACGCCCAGTCGCTTACCGACAAGCCCATGAAGGGCATGCTCACCGGCCCGGTGACCATCCTGCAGTGGTCCTTCGTGCGCGACGACCAGCCGCGCGCCGATACCGCCCGCCAGATCGCCCTGGCCATGCGCGACGAGGTGAGCGATCTGGAGTCCGCCGGCCTGCGCGCCATCCAGGTAGACGAGCCGGCCCTGCGCGAGGGCCTGCCGCTGCGCCGGGCGGACCGGCAGGACTATCTGGACTGGGCGGTGGAGGCCTTCCGCATCGCCACCAGCGGCGTCTCCGATGCCACACAGATCCATACCCACATGTGCTACGCCGAGTTTAACGACATCATCGAGACCATCGCCGCCCTGGATGCCGACGTGATTTCGGTGGAAGCGTCGCGCTCGGAGATGGAGCTGCTGGAGGTCTTCCGGGACTACGAGTACCCCAACGAGATCGGCCCGGGCGTCTACGACATCCACTCGCCGCGCGTCCCGAGCGTAGAGGAGATGGTGGCGCTACTGGAGAAGGCCGAGCAGGTTATCCCGCGCGACCGGCTGTGGGTGAACCCCGACTGTGGCCTCAAGACCCGCGGTTGGGAGCAGGTCCGTCCGGCCCTGGGGCACATGGTGGCCGCAGCGCGCAAGATGCGGGAGCGTCAGCCGGTTAGCTGAGCGGGGTAGGCTGTCCCGCAAGAAGGCCCGCTAAGTGGCGGGCCTTCTTGCGGTTGGGTGCCGGTGCGTGGTCAGGCCGGTGCCTGCAGGCCCAGCTGCGCCGCCAGCTCATCCATGTGGGGCTCCTGGATGCCGAGAGTGCGCAGGCCTTCCCAGGTCTTGGCCACGTATTCGGTGTTCGGGCCGGAGCGGCCGGCGGCCCGCCGGATGATGGCGGCCGCCTCCGGGGTGGAGAAGTCCGTGCGGCAGCGAGGATGGTCGGGGTTGGCCACGTAGGTCAGGGCCGTCTCCTCGCCGCCGGCCACCCACACCGGCAGCCAGGCCCGCTGGTACACCGAGTCGCCCAGCTCGCGCTGGTCCAGATTGGCCTGGACCTCGGCCTCCCGGCCGCGCGGGACGCGGAAGGCCACGCCCCGGCAGACGGTTGCCTCGGCAGGGATCAGCCCCAGCACCAAGCCGGGGAATTCCCAGGTGCCGCGGTGGTCGTGGGTGTAGACGCAGAAACGGCGGGCGAAGCCCCGAACTTCGGCCAAATGGGCTTCCTCGTGGGGAAAGCCCGGGTTCCACACCAGACTGCCGAAGCCGAAGACCCACATTGGCTGGTCCCTCGTTGATGCCATGCACCCCCAGTTTAACCCGGGCCCTGCGGGTGGTCAGGGGCCTTTCCGGGAGCTCTCGCCGGCCCTATTGCTCGTGGTACAGCTTGCCGCCGCTTTCGCGGAATTCCACGGCCTTTTCCTGCATGCCCGCCTCCAGGGCCGTCTCGCTGTCCACGCCCTGGGCCGCGGCGTAGTCGCGCACCTCCTGGGTGATCTTCATGGAGCAGAAGTGCGGGCCGCACATGGAGCAGAAGTGGGCCACCTTGGCGGAATCCTGCGGCAGGGTCTCGTCGTGGAACTCCTTGGCCTTGTCCGGATCCAGGCCGAGGTTGAACTGGTCCTCCCAGCGGAACTCGAAGCGCGCCTTGGAAAGGGCGTTGTCGCGCACCTGGGCGCCCGGGAAGCCCTTGGCCAGGTCGGCGGCGTGGGCGGCGATCTTGTAGGTGACGATGCCCTCGCGCACATCGTGCTTGTTGGGCAGGCCCAGGTGCTCCTTGGGCGTCACGTAGCACAGCATGGCCGTGCCGTACCAGCCGATGTTGGCGGCGCCGATGCCGGAGGTGATGTGGTCGTAGCCGGGGGCGATGTCGGTGGTCAGCGGGCCCAGGGTGTAGAAGGGCGCCTCGCTGCAATCACTCAGCTCCGCCTCCATGTTCTCCTTGATGCGCTGCATGGGCACGTGGCCCGGCCCCTCGATCATCACCTGGCAGTCGTTGGCCCAGGCCCGATCGGTGAGCTCGCCGAGGGTGCGCAGCTCCGCCATCTGCGCCTCGTCGTTGGCGTCGAACACCGACCCCGGGCGCAGGCCGTCGCCGAGCGAGAAGGAGACGTCGTAGGCCTTCATGATCTCGCAGATCTCGTCGAAATGCGTGTAGAGGAAGGACTCGGTGTGGTGGGCCAGGCACCACTTGGCCATGATGGAGCCGCCTCGGGAAACGATGCCGGTCTTGCGCTTGGCGGTCATGGGCACGAAGGGCAGGCGCACCCCGGCGTGGATGGTGAAGTAGTCCACGCCCTGCTCGGCCTGCTCGATGAGCGTGTCGCGGAACAGCTCCCAGGTGAGCTCCTCGGCTTTGCCGTTCACCTTCTCCAGGGCCTGGTACATGGGCACTGTGCCGATGGGGACCGGGGAGTTGCGCAGGATCCACTCGCGGGTCTCGTGGATGTGCTTGCCGGTGGACAGGTCCATGACCGTGTCCGCGCCCCAGCGGATGGCCCAGATCATCTTCTCCACCTCCTCGTCGATGGAGGAGGTAACCGCCGAGTTGCCGAGGTTGGCGTTCACCTTCACCCGGAAGTTGCGGCCGATGGCCATGGGCTCCGACTCGGGGTGGTTAATGTTGGCCGGGATGATGGCGCGGCCCGCGGCCACCTCCTGGCGCACGAATTCGGGGGTGAACTCCTCGGGCAGGGCGGCGCCGAAGGATTCCCCGGGGTGCTGGGCCAGTAGTCCGGCGGCCTCGTAGGCCTCGCGCATCTCGGCCAGCCGGTTGTTCTCCCGGATGGCGATGTATTCCATCTCCGGGGTGATG
This window harbors:
- a CDS encoding gamma-glutamylcyclotransferase yields the protein MASTRDQPMWVFGFGSLVWNPGFPHEEAHLAEVRGFARRFCVYTHDHRGTWEFPGLVLGLIPAEATVCRGVAFRVPRGREAEVQANLDQRELGDSVYQRAWLPVWVAGGEETALTYVANPDHPRCRTDFSTPEAAAIIRRAAGRSGPNTEYVAKTWEGLRTLGIQEPHMDELAAQLGLQAPA
- the thiC gene encoding phosphomethylpyrimidine synthase ThiC, giving the protein MSTQTQAVQEGATRVADEVRRPFAGSRKIHVTGSRPDLRVPMREIAQSPTSTQFGAEDNPPITVYDTAGPYTDPEADIDLRRGLPDVRAGWIAERADSEALDGPTSAFGRERREDPATAGLRFEHLRTPRRATDGANVTQMHYARRGIITPEMEYIAIRENNRLAEMREAYEAAGLLAQHPGESFGAALPEEFTPEFVRQEVAAGRAIIPANINHPESEPMAIGRNFRVKVNANLGNSAVTSSIDEEVEKMIWAIRWGADTVMDLSTGKHIHETREWILRNSPVPIGTVPMYQALEKVNGKAEELTWELFRDTLIEQAEQGVDYFTIHAGVRLPFVPMTAKRKTGIVSRGGSIMAKWCLAHHTESFLYTHFDEICEIMKAYDVSFSLGDGLRPGSVFDANDEAQMAELRTLGELTDRAWANDCQVMIEGPGHVPMQRIKENMEAELSDCSEAPFYTLGPLTTDIAPGYDHITSGIGAANIGWYGTAMLCYVTPKEHLGLPNKHDVREGIVTYKIAAHAADLAKGFPGAQVRDNALSKARFEFRWEDQFNLGLDPDKAKEFHDETLPQDSAKVAHFCSMCGPHFCSMKITQEVRDYAAAQGVDSETALEAGMQEKAVEFRESGGKLYHEQ